Proteins encoded by one window of Tubulanus polymorphus chromosome 7, tnTubPoly1.2, whole genome shotgun sequence:
- the LOC141909268 gene encoding FIGNL1-interacting regulator of recombination and mitosis-like — MSQSKLDDVVSWSLDECNNQFAKTFKALRMKLKEADNLKETAGVLKILCSENFVQSIEHADLQVQLFPDISEKVREHGLSTFAEMKDFVAQGESIERIIEKFEYLKECIHCMKVCIDSINKKESVDIKHIIQIANAVMELLQVSYSHYTESLEIYKDMVRGLKIGSLFNRNLTLQLAFSKLLDKIQIPAEATDDEVQLLTTICNRFCEISMILKRVDGRMAVGPWRIVSRLIERHLEHMKNSLDGDRLVSGLCMCLLTACKRLDRRKDGCSKLTVVDEEKLKMLVEVISVQVEILVTFIRDLTIESSIDLIYEVSVRVNGLHPQSLTPDLPTQYIQLLETHLFGVMDPMLSLLINNTSFCHKVSSVEEIDRSNQFPRCLLLTSIVSLLARASADVVELWMLKVKSNIVKQLFESVKRCHIESCLPVLIPVIACDDESPKRVTLYEHVLDGLSAFVRNLPSNLFPSLEITLLETVVSHDVVSSLMAIDIWCLVSRYGSAELCRDHCLKLSALVKDRNGSHHIGYSCLILLLKRLFQFLSPEHQLVFCDDYPIQDNLELWSILPLSSVSKNVADRNVSALFNVCKTGDLNRRKQLQCLSLMLSLEQTPAVIASTVKRLWSDNASMNDSDFNDLLRLSSRLIVHFDESDLFLMLNSTWKKINTSAVEGALFLSVAEFMANLRKRQFHQQTDQNVRILSLIPMIFLRLLKSKMPLIETRAYEAFTQFAEETSHGNIVPECVQQCDQLQTRVIQFLQKAPHDSSGTFNLLEYLKVQETELDKFYSSSVEPCLKRKRDDNSEIHEVVHEGDSFIDQIDKAVTGLEALTDDHRRPLPDSLLSKLSNIQSRLNQLLNTPTV, encoded by the exons ATGTCTCAAAGCAAATTAGATGACGTTGTTAGTTGGAGTCTGGATGAATGCAACAACCAGTTTGCAAAAACATTTAAAGCACTGCGC ATGAAGCTCAAGGAAGCGGATAATTTGAAAGAAACAGCAG GTGTGCTGAAAATTCTGTGTTCAGAAAATTTTGTACAGTCAATCGAACATGCCGATCTTCAAGTGCAACTATTTCCGGATATAAGTGAAAAG GTTCGGGAACATGGACTTTCGACTTTTGCGGAAATGAAGGATTTCGTAGCTCAAGGTGAAAGCATTGAGCGGATTATCGAAAAATTTGAG TATTTGAAGGAATGCATACATTGTATGAAAGTATGTATTGACAGCATTAACAAGAAAGAATCAGTCGATATAAAACATATCATTCAGATTGCAAACGCAGTTATGGAACTTTTGCAAGTGTCCTATTCACATTATACG gAAAGCTTGGAGATATACAAGGATATGGTCAGAGGGCTGAAAATAGGTAGTCTATTCAACCGAAATCTTACGTTACAATTA GCTTTTTCAAAACTTCTCGATAAAATTCAGATTCCTGCTGAAGCTACTGATGATGAAGTTCAACTATTAACCACTA TATGCAATAGATTCTGTGAAATAAGCATGATACTAAAAAGGGTTGATGGAAGAATGGCCGTTGGTCCATGGCGTATAGTATCAAG ACTGATTGAGCGACATCTCGAACATATGAAGAACAGTTTAGATGGAGATAGACTTGTCTCTGGATTATGTATGTGTTTACTAACAGCTTGTAAAAGGCTTGATCGCAGAAAAGATGGTTGTTCTAAG ttAACCGTTGTGGATGAGGAAAAGTTGAAGATGTTAGTGGAAGTAATCAGTGTTCAGGTGGAAATTCTTGTCACGTTCATCAGAGATTTGACAATCGAATCATCCATTGATCTAATCTACGAGGTTTCCGTGCGAGTAAACGg GCTACATCCACAGAGTTTAACACCAGACCTGCCCACTCAGTACATACAACTTTTAGAGACGCATTTGTTTGGAGTGATGGATCCAATGTTATCATTACTGATTAACAATACTTCTTTCTGTCATAAAGTCAGCTCTGTTGAAG AGATTGATCGGAGTAACCAGTTTCCTCGATGTCTTCTGCTGACATCTATCGTGTCATTACTCGCGAGAGCATCAG CTGATGTAGTCGAATTATGGATGTTAAAAGTTAAAAGTAATATTGTGAAACAACTATTCGAGTCAGTCAAACGgt GTCATATTGAGTCATGTTTACCAGTGTTGATACCGGTCATCGCGTGCGACGATGAATCTCCAAAACGGGTTACATTATATGAACACGTGCTCGACGGTTTGTCAGCGTTCGTTCGTAATTTACCTTCAAATCTTTTCCCATCTTTG GAAATAACATTGCTGGAAACAGTCGTTTCTCATGATGTAGTTAGTAGTTTAATGGCTATTGATATCTGGTGTCTTGTATCGAG ATATGGAAGTGCAGAGTTGTGTCGGGATCATTGTTTAAAACTGTCGGCTTTAGTCAAAGATCGAAATGGAAGTCACCACATCGGCTACTCGTGCCTCATTCTCTTGCTCAAaagattatttcaatttctttcacCCGAACATCAA CTCGTATTCTGCGATGACTATCCGATACAAGACAACCTGGAACTATGGTCAATTCTACCGCTGTCGTCAGTGAGTAAAAACGTCGCAGATAGGAATGTCAGTGCTCTATTCAATGTGTGTAAAACTGGTGACCTGAATCGCCGTAAACAACTAcag TGTTTGAGTTTAATGTTGTCACTAGAGCAAACCCCAGCAGTGATAGCATCGACTGTTAAAAGGCTGTGGTCTGATAACGCCAGCATGAATGATTCCGATTTCAATGATTTGTTGAGATTATCGTCTCGTTTGATCGTACATTTCGATGAATCCGATTTATTCTTA ATGCTGAACAGTACGTGGAAAAAGATAAACACATCTGCTGTAGAAGGAGCCCTGTTTTTGTCAGTCGCTGAATTTATGGCGAATCTTCGAAAACGTCAGTTTCATCAACAAACTGACCAG AATGTTCGGATATTGTCGCTGATTCCGATGATTTTCTTGCGTTTGTTGAAATCTAAAATGCCGCTGATTGAAACGCGTGCGTACGAAGCATTCACGCAGTTCGCGGAGGAGACGAGTCACGGAAATATCGTACCGGAATGTGTTCAACAATGCGATCAGTTACAAACCAGAGTCATTCAATTCTTGCAAAAG GCGCCTCATGATTCGAGTGGAACATTCAATTTGCTCGAGTATTTGAAAGTACAAGAAACTGAACTGGATAAATTTTATTCTTCATCAGTTGAACCTTGTCTGAAAAGGAAACGTGATGACAATTCTGAAATCCATGAG GTGGTTCATGAGGGTGATTCGTTTATCGATCAAATAGATAAAGCAGTTACTGGATTAGAAGCGCTCACTGACGATCACAGACGACCGTTACCCGATAGTTTACTATCTAAGTTATCAAACATTCAAAGCAGATTGAATCAGTTGCTGAATACTCCTACAGTATGA
- the LOC141908350 gene encoding uncharacterized protein LOC141908350 — MNISGIEFEVVDTSDHTVEDWLIFLTGNEHDDEIGDSRYLQLCTSNIRVSHRYLRVNDAGIVDAKGSCNDLNTVFHAFQFFDNGAIYQFRTMATNVQYNNYILCMDDGILKARPYQKSDLHDTSAQFELSFHGEDSSRFALKSCSDNMFLKFDAKGYFVKHPANDERPNYFFLTRYKKKK; from the exons ATGAATATATCAGGCATAGAGTTCGAG GTCGTCGATACGTCTGATCACACGGTCGAAGACTGGTTGATATTTCTCACAGGAAACGAACACGACGACGAAATCGGCGACTCGCGATATTTACAACTGTGCACCAGTAACATACGTGTGTCTCATCGATATCTACGAGTTAATGATGCTGGAATAGTCGACGCTAAAGGAAGTTGTAACGATCTGAATA CTGTGTTTCACGCGTTTCAGTTTTTCGATAACGGTGCTATTTACCAATTTCGCACCATGGCGACAAACGTCCAATACAATAACTACATCCTCTGTATGGACGACGGTATTTTAAAGGCTAGG ccGTATCAAAAATCGGATCTGCACGATACCAGCGCGCAGTTTGAGCTCAGTTTTCACGGAGAGGACAGTTCACGATTCGCGTTGAAGTCATGTTCTGATaacatgtttttgaaatttgacgCGAAAGGCTACTTTGTTAAACATCCGGCCAACGACGAACGACCGAACTACTTTTTCCTGACTcgttacaaaaagaagaaataa
- the LOC141908724 gene encoding nose resistant to fluoxetine protein 6-like isoform X1: MSDRMKVARRRLCGKHCLVNLKMEVSFKVYFVLICLVSGTCADDDAIPHLIERGSVEPGLPSALRRAVDEMNNGTAKVNSSITCLSDMETMLGAWTQQKPWSLSMFDATGKPNSDHLVSFGKYDQCRSVIINDTGVSFHAQYCYSTFELHTNKIDIPIYLNYGTCFPSTCRPYDTQVLVNTVIGNFGVNTTTKPAKTACKIKDKPPFGLGHWIVICIFGTLGIFIAVVTVYDLMLRKRRGDSTREPSDGVEIQLDTLETENAVVVDETVNDVSNEKNTGTSATVETKPNLSIVCKDVILAFSAYDNLLKLVSLESSGDTINCIHGIRFITMFWIILGHTYDFFFIFVRSENVIEYASSLIKNWSFSIVYAGYYSVETFFFLSGLVLTYISMKKMLDSGGPKNINWFMFYFHRFWRLTPLYLALWMIYVTFSSYFGDGPLYPDYSSLEGSGHWCSYSSFLFHIAYINNFIPSGCMGWAWFLAVDMQLHVISPICLLAFYWHYGAGIGVVILFCLANYVSVGVSSTLIGLTPPSLTDYRYIFFIYYKPWSHFSPFVIGVMVGYLLCSTRDKKWNIHWALVTIGWLIAAALVLIPVFTAFLPSTQLENSIYLSLAATAWCLGLSWIVFACHVGYGGPVNWLLSLKIFAPLSRLTYSAYLIHPIVILAVYKSLQPPLFGNNITLVCYFMAFLVLTYAISLIATISFESPMIALEKVLCKDCQCCRPCMKKICCKR; the protein is encoded by the exons ATGTCCGATCGAATGAAGGTCGCACGTCGACGACTATGCGGAAAGCATTGCCTTGTCAATCTAAAGATGGAAGTTAGCTTTAAAGTATATTTCGTGTTGATTTGTCTGGTCAGTGGGACATGTGCAGATGATGACGCGATCCCACATCTAATCGAACGTGGATCTGTAGAACCGGGATTACCTTCAGCTTTAAGACGAGCCGTTGACGAGATGAATAATGGCACGGCTAAGGTCAACTCGTCAATAACCTGTTTAAGCGACATGGAAACAATGTTAGGAGCCTGGACGCAACAAAAACCGTGGAGTTTGTCAA TGTTTGACGCAACTGGTAAACCTAACAGCGATCATCTGGTGTCGTTTGGAAAGTACGATCAATGTCGCAGTGTTATAATCAACGACACAGGCGTCAGTTTCCACGCGCAGTACTGTTACTCAACATTTGAACTTCATACTAACAAAATT GACATCCCGATATATTTAAACTACGGAACTTGTTTTCCAAGCACCTGCCGTCCATACGATACACAAGTCCTCGTCAATACTG TCATTGGTAACTTCGGAGTCAACACAACTACCAAACCGGCCAAAACAGCTTGTAAAATTAAAGACAAACCACCATTCGGTCTTGGTCATTGGATTGTCAT TTGTATTTTCGGAACTCTGGGGATCTTTATCGCTGTTGTGACTGTTTATGATTTGATGCTGAGAAAACGTCGTGGAGACTCAACGCGTGAACCATCGGACGGGGTCGAGATTCAATTGGATACGCTAGAGACGGAAAAcgccgtcgtcgtcgacgaAACTGTAAACGACGTTTCTAACGAGAAAAACACGGGAACATCGGCGACCGTTGAAACAAAACCGAACTTATCGA TCGTTTGTAAGGATGTAATTCTTGCGTTCTCGGCCTACGACAACTTACTAAAACTAGTATCACTTGAATCGAGCGGTGATACGATCAACTGCATTCATGGAATTAGATTTATCACCATGTTCTGGATTATACTCGGTCATACATATGACTTTTTCTTCATCTTTGTACGATCTG AAAACGTCATTGAGTACGCATCGTCGTTGATAAAGAATTGGTCGTTCTCGATTGTCTACGCAGGCTACTACTCGGTTGagacttttttctttttgag TGGCTTGGTTTTAACATACATATCAATGAAGAAGATGCTAGACAGTGGAGGACCTAAAAACATCAATtggtttatgttttattttcacaggTTCTGGAG GTTGACGCCATTGTACTTAGCTTTATGGATGATCTATGTCACATTTAGCAGCTATTTCGGTGATGGGCCGCTGTACCCCGATTACTCGAGCCTCGAGGGCAGTGGACATTGGTGTTCATATTCCTCATTTCTGTTCCATATTGCTTATATCAATAACTTTATCCCAAGTGGT TGTATGGGATGGGCGTGGTTCCTGGCTGTTGACATGCAATTACACGTGATATCACCGATATGCCTCTTAGCTTTCTACTG GCATTATGGAGCTGGGATCGGTGTTGTAATACTGTTTTGTTTAGCCAATTACGTATCCGTAGGAGTATCATCCACACTGATTGGACTGACTCCACCGTCTTTAACAGATTATAG atatatatttttcatatactACAAACCTTGGAGCCATTTTTCGCCATTCGTGATCGGTGTAATGGTCGGTTATTTACTGTGTAGCACTAGAGATAAGAAGTGGAATATCCATTGG GCTTTAGTTACAATCGGTTGGTTGATTGCCGCTGCTCTCGTATTGATACCAGTCTTCACCGCATTCTTACCTTCGACGCAGCTTGAAAACTCGATCTATTTGTCGCTGGCTGCGACAGCTTGGTGTTTAGGACTCTCGTGGATCGTCTTCGCGTGCCATGTGGGTTATGGAG GTCCGGTGAATTGGCTGTTGTCTTTAAAGATATTCGCGCCATTAAGTCGTCTGACGTACAGCGCTTATCTAATCCACCCGATCGTCATATTGGCCGTATACAAGTCCCTACAACCTCCGCTCTTTGGAAATAACATCACTTTG
- the LOC141908724 gene encoding nose resistant to fluoxetine protein 6-like isoform X2: MSDRMKVARRRLCGKHCLVNLKMEVSFKVYFVLICLVSGTCADDDAIPHLIERGSVEPGLPSALRRAVDEMNNGTAKVNSSITCLSDMETMLGAWTQQKPWSLSMFDATGKPNSDHLVSFGKYDQCRSVIINDTGVSFHAQYCYSTFELHTNKIDIPIYLNYGTCFPSTCRPYDTQVLVNTVIGNFGVNTTTKPAKTACKIKDKPPFGLGHWIVICIFGTLGIFIAVVTVYDLMLRKRRGDSTREPSDGVEIQLDTLETENAVVVDETVNDVSNEKNTGTSATVETKPNLSIVCKDVILAFSAYDNLLKLVSLESSGDTINCIHGIRFITMFWIILGHTYDFFFIFVRSENVIEYASSLIKNWSFSIVYAGYYSVETFFFLSGLVLTYISMKKMLDSGGPKNINWFMFYFHRFWRLTPLYLALWMIYVTFSSYFGDGPLYPDYSSLEGSGHWCSYSSFLFHIAYINNFIPSGCMGWAWFLAVDMQLHVISPICLLAFYWHYGAGIGVVILFCLANYVSVGVSSTLIGLTPPSLTDYRYIFFIYYKPWSHFSPFVIGVMVGYLLCSTRDKKWNIHWALVTIGWLIAAALVLIPVFTAFLPSTQLENSIYLSLAATAWCLGLSWIVFACHVGYGGPVNWLLSLKIFAPLSRLTYSAYLIHPIVILAVYKSLQPPLFGNNITLVYISNEM; the protein is encoded by the exons ATGTCCGATCGAATGAAGGTCGCACGTCGACGACTATGCGGAAAGCATTGCCTTGTCAATCTAAAGATGGAAGTTAGCTTTAAAGTATATTTCGTGTTGATTTGTCTGGTCAGTGGGACATGTGCAGATGATGACGCGATCCCACATCTAATCGAACGTGGATCTGTAGAACCGGGATTACCTTCAGCTTTAAGACGAGCCGTTGACGAGATGAATAATGGCACGGCTAAGGTCAACTCGTCAATAACCTGTTTAAGCGACATGGAAACAATGTTAGGAGCCTGGACGCAACAAAAACCGTGGAGTTTGTCAA TGTTTGACGCAACTGGTAAACCTAACAGCGATCATCTGGTGTCGTTTGGAAAGTACGATCAATGTCGCAGTGTTATAATCAACGACACAGGCGTCAGTTTCCACGCGCAGTACTGTTACTCAACATTTGAACTTCATACTAACAAAATT GACATCCCGATATATTTAAACTACGGAACTTGTTTTCCAAGCACCTGCCGTCCATACGATACACAAGTCCTCGTCAATACTG TCATTGGTAACTTCGGAGTCAACACAACTACCAAACCGGCCAAAACAGCTTGTAAAATTAAAGACAAACCACCATTCGGTCTTGGTCATTGGATTGTCAT TTGTATTTTCGGAACTCTGGGGATCTTTATCGCTGTTGTGACTGTTTATGATTTGATGCTGAGAAAACGTCGTGGAGACTCAACGCGTGAACCATCGGACGGGGTCGAGATTCAATTGGATACGCTAGAGACGGAAAAcgccgtcgtcgtcgacgaAACTGTAAACGACGTTTCTAACGAGAAAAACACGGGAACATCGGCGACCGTTGAAACAAAACCGAACTTATCGA TCGTTTGTAAGGATGTAATTCTTGCGTTCTCGGCCTACGACAACTTACTAAAACTAGTATCACTTGAATCGAGCGGTGATACGATCAACTGCATTCATGGAATTAGATTTATCACCATGTTCTGGATTATACTCGGTCATACATATGACTTTTTCTTCATCTTTGTACGATCTG AAAACGTCATTGAGTACGCATCGTCGTTGATAAAGAATTGGTCGTTCTCGATTGTCTACGCAGGCTACTACTCGGTTGagacttttttctttttgag TGGCTTGGTTTTAACATACATATCAATGAAGAAGATGCTAGACAGTGGAGGACCTAAAAACATCAATtggtttatgttttattttcacaggTTCTGGAG GTTGACGCCATTGTACTTAGCTTTATGGATGATCTATGTCACATTTAGCAGCTATTTCGGTGATGGGCCGCTGTACCCCGATTACTCGAGCCTCGAGGGCAGTGGACATTGGTGTTCATATTCCTCATTTCTGTTCCATATTGCTTATATCAATAACTTTATCCCAAGTGGT TGTATGGGATGGGCGTGGTTCCTGGCTGTTGACATGCAATTACACGTGATATCACCGATATGCCTCTTAGCTTTCTACTG GCATTATGGAGCTGGGATCGGTGTTGTAATACTGTTTTGTTTAGCCAATTACGTATCCGTAGGAGTATCATCCACACTGATTGGACTGACTCCACCGTCTTTAACAGATTATAG atatatatttttcatatactACAAACCTTGGAGCCATTTTTCGCCATTCGTGATCGGTGTAATGGTCGGTTATTTACTGTGTAGCACTAGAGATAAGAAGTGGAATATCCATTGG GCTTTAGTTACAATCGGTTGGTTGATTGCCGCTGCTCTCGTATTGATACCAGTCTTCACCGCATTCTTACCTTCGACGCAGCTTGAAAACTCGATCTATTTGTCGCTGGCTGCGACAGCTTGGTGTTTAGGACTCTCGTGGATCGTCTTCGCGTGCCATGTGGGTTATGGAG GTCCGGTGAATTGGCTGTTGTCTTTAAAGATATTCGCGCCATTAAGTCGTCTGACGTACAGCGCTTATCTAATCCACCCGATCGTCATATTGGCCGTATACAAGTCCCTACAACCTCCGCTCTTTGGAAATAACATCACTTTG gtgtacatatcaaacgagatgtga